A single Fusarium oxysporum Fo47 chromosome IV, complete sequence DNA region contains:
- a CDS encoding concanavalin A-like lectin/glucanase domain-containing protein, producing the protein MALACAGMVSAQTFTDCNPLKKTCPADPAFGDNEVDCDLAKGACDAFHGMIGTELKYSDRGALFRINKESDAPTIRSNNYLFFGRVDVVVQAAKGQGIVTSAVLQSDDLDEVDWEWVGGDDAQVQSNYFSKGDTTTYDRAQYHPVAAPLTTTHKYSIEWTSTKIDWLIDDAVVRTLNAADAQGVNGFPQTPMQVKLGTWVAGGKNSNEGTREWAGGYTDFDDAPFDAYYRSVTIIDYAGKDAPGQNKGAKQYVYTDKTGDWTSIKVEKTSSDDDKTSTSTTVSKVSKTTKTAEPTKTKTAEATTSAVETTSAHESKTKSAEKESKTESAKETKTSEVATTFATATSTKAEATATATEGSGSSSGSGSESDAGAGAATATGSGASPSEPATTPVPVNSGSRMAGSVVAAFAGLMIAQILM; encoded by the exons ATGGCTCTTGCCTGTGCTGGTATGGTTTCTGCTCAGACCTTCACTGACTGCAACCCGTTGAAGAAGA CTTGCCCTGCTGATCCTGCCTTTGGCGATAACGAGGTCGACTGCGACTTGGCCAAGGGTGCATGTGATGCCTTCCACGGCATGATTGGAACCGAACTCAAGTACAGCGACCGTGGTGCTCTATTCCGCATCAACAAGGAGTCCGATGCTCCTACAATTCGATCCAACAACTACCTCTTCTTTGGTCGTGTCGATGTTGTTGTCCAGGCTGCTAAGGGCCAGGGTATCGTTACCTCCGCCGTTCTCCAGTCTGATGACCTCGACGAGGTTGACTGGGAGTGGGTTGGCGGTGATGATGCTCAAGTGCAGTCCAATTACTTCAGCAAGGGCGACACTACCACATACGACCGTGCTCAGTACCATCCCGTCGCTGCTCCTCTTACCACTACTCACAAGTACTCCATTGAGTGGACCTCCACCAAGATTGACTGGCTCATTGACGATGCCGTTGTCCGAACTCTGAACGCTGCCGATGCTCAGGGTGTCAATGGTTTCCCTCAGACTCCTATGCAGGTCAAGCTTGGTACTTGGGTTGCTGGTGGAAAGAACAGCAACGAAGGTACCCGAGAGTGGGCTGGTGGCTACACTGACTTCGACGATGCTCCCTTTGATGCCTACTACCGTAGCGTGACCATCATTGACTACGCTGGAAAGGACGCTCCTGGCCAGAACAAGGGCGCTAAGCAGTACGTCTACACTGACAAGACCGGTGACTGGACCAGcatcaaggttgagaagaccTCTTCCGACGACGACAagaccagcaccagcaccaccgTCTCCAAGGTTTCCAAGACCACTAAGACTGCCGAGcctaccaagaccaagaccgcTGAGGCCACCACCTCCGCAGTTGAGACCACCAGCGCTCACGAGTCTAAGACCAAGTCCGCTGAGAAGGAGTCCAAGACTGAGTCTGCcaaggagaccaagaccTCTGAGGTCGCTACTACCTTTGCCAcagccaccagcaccaaGGCCGAGGCTACTGCCACAGCCACTGAGGGTTCCGGTTCCAGCTCTGGTTCCGGATCTGAGTCTGATGCTGGTGCCGGAGCTGCCACAGCCACAGGCTCTGGTGCTTCACCCTCTGAGCCCGCCACCACTCCCGTTCCTGTCAACTCTGGCTCTCGCATGGCCGGTAGCGTCGTTGCCGCCTTCGCTGGCCTCATGATTGCCCAGATCCTCATGTAG
- a CDS encoding OPT oligopeptide transporter protein-domain-containing protein — protein MAKLMQELKSPSRTPEVESTETSSDSPSRDSREAVGYERGFERDLDVTQDDLLEAREVASTLSLEEVHKTMERVYKLYKRDPNFPLSVIKKIEVFMNTDDLLQHPERHEALIQEIKIEAALITHNSPYAEVRAIVSNHDDPSMPCSTIRAWSVGLIFSCAVSFINSFFEIRQPMIGVNTVVPQLLAYPFGKFLEKTLPDVGVTVFGVRHSLNPGPFNKKEHMLITIMSSISMGTPYTNYIVWIQYLPFYFNQPYAISIGYQLLLGLSSKFIGYGLAGICRRFLVYPSYCLWPTTLVCIALNTALHDEADMPVPGPFKKIWNTSRFKFFSVAFGAMFAYFWLPNYLFAGLTWFSWMTWISPNNRDLATITGGHTGLGLNPFPTFDWNIVTMGCDPLMVPFFTTFNLFCGTMLSFFVILGVYYGNGYYTSYLPVNSNRAFDHFGGLYNVSAILDERRIFDPEKYEAYSPAFLTAAHLGSYMMFFAMYTAALTYGALYHHHQIALGFKSLVNSFRPSKKEDAEDGQVSDAHNRLMKSYIEVPEWWYLVCLVLAFIIGIVGISQWPTHTTPAVVPFGIILSLIFVVPIGIISATTGIAVPLNVIAEFLGGSFAEGNAIALCFFKTFGYTTCAQAIYFSADLKLAHYMKIPPRFTFWAQMVPTLVSTFVSVGVLQYQTHLEGVCTPNAPYRFTCPGLNNFFTAAVLWGTIGPKKLFGPGGQYVETLVGFPFGVALVLLFWWLGRQYPNSKIIRSTHPVVFLGGGMVWAPYNISYIWPAVPIGWFSWMYIKKRHLAFWAKAAFSVGVALSALVIFFALQYNDINLDWWGNRVPFEGCDGTQSCLLKTVTAGEYFGPRLGGFH, from the exons ATGGCGAAGCTGATGCAGGAGTTGAAGAGTCCGTCAAGGACACCAGAGGTTGAGTCTACAGAAACA TCATCTGACAGCCCGTCTCGGGATAGTCGAGAGGCAGTTGGGTATGAGCGTGGATTTGAGAGAGACCTCGACGTAACTCAAGATGATTTGCTTGAAGCAAGGGAGGTTGCGTCCACTTTGTCTCTCGAAGAAGTTCATAAA ACGATGGAGAGAgtatataagctttataaaagAGACCCCAACTTTCCTCTTTCTgtcatcaagaagattgaAGTATTCATGA ATACCGACGATCTTCTACAGCACCCAGAGCGCCACGAAGCTCTAATCCAAGAAATAAAGATCGAGGCAGCACTCATCACACACAATTCACCATATGCTGAAGTCAGAGCAATAGTCAGTAACCATGATGACCCAAGCATGCCGTGTTCTACGATCCGCGCTTGGTCCGTGggcctcatcttctcatGCGCCGTCTCCTTCATCAATAGCTTCTTCGAGATTCGTCAACCAATGATCGGTGTCAACACTGTTGTTCCTCAACTCTTGGCCTATCCGTTTGGGAAGTTTCTTGAGAAGACTCTTCCTGATGTTGGTGTCACTGTGTTTGGTGTTCGGCACAGTCTTAATCCTGGGCCgtttaataagaaagaacATATGTTGATCACTATCATGTCGAGTATATCGATGGGGACACCGTATACGAACTACATTGTTTGGATACAGTATCTCCCATTCTACTTTAACCAGCCTTACGCAATAAGCATCGGGTATCAACTCCTGCTGGGACTTTCGTCCAAGTTTATCGGTTACGGTCTCGCTGGTATCTGCAGACGCTTCCTTGTATATCCATCATATTGTCTATGGCCAACAACATTAGTGTGCATCGCTTTAAATACGGCATTGCACGACGAAGCCGATATGCCCGTTCCTGGCCCCTTCAAGAAGATTTGGAATACATCCCGCTTCAAATTCTTCAGCGTTGCATTCGGAGCAATGTTTGCCTACTTTTGGCTTCCAAATTATCTATTTGCCGGCCTGACTTGGTTCAGTTGGATGACTTGGATATCTCCGAATAACCGAGATCTAGCAACTATAACTGGAGGACACACAGGTCTGGGTCTTAATCCCTTCCCGACATTTGACTGGAATATCGTCACGATGGGCTGTGACCCTCTCATGGTACCATTCTTTACCACCTTCAACCTGTTCTGCGGTACAATGCTGTCCTTTTTTGTCATTCTAGGTGTTTATTACGGAAACGGCTACTACACATCTTATCTCCCAGTCAACTCAAACCGTGCATTCGATCACTTTGGTGGGCTATACAACGTCTCAGCTATTCTAGATGAGCGTAGGATATTCGATCCTGAGAAGTACGAGGCATACTCACCTGCGTTCCTCACAGCGGCTCATCTAGGATCATACATGATGTTTTTCGCCATGTATACGGCTGCTCTCACATACGGTGCGCTttatcaccatcatcaaatAGCCTTAGGTTTCAAGAGCCTCGTCAACAGCTTTCGACCttccaagaaggaagacgCAGAAGATGGACAAGTGTCAGATGCGCACAATCGTCTTATGAAGTCATATATCGAAGTCCCTGAATGGTGGTACTTGGTATGTCTTGTGTTGGCCTTCATCATTGGAATTGTCGGTATTTCTCAGTGGCCTACACACACTACCCCAGCAGTTGTACCCTTTGGCATCATTCTGAGTCTCATCTTTGTTGTGCCAATTGGTATCATATCAGCTACCACAGGCATTGCTGTCCCGCTCAACGTGATAGCTGAGTTTCTTGGTGGTTCCTTTGCCGAAGGAAACGCCATTGCATTGTGCTTCTTCAAGACATTTGGATATACAACTTGCGCCCAAGCCATATACTTCAGCGCAGACTTGAAGTTGGCACACTACATGAAGATACCTCCCCGCTTCACGTTCTGGGCGCAGATGGTACCAACGCTTGTTTCCACGTTCGTCTCTGTTGGTGTACTTCAGTATCAGACTCACTTGGAGGGAGTGTGTACGCCGAATGCACCTTATCGCTTCACATGTCCTGGTCTGAACAATTTCTTCACAGCTGCTGTGCTTTGGGGGACTATCGGGCCTAAGAAGCTCTTTGGACCTGGAGGTCAGTATGTCGAGACCCTGGTAGGCTTTCCCTTCGGTGTCGCTTTAGTGTTGCTCTTTTGGTGGCTTGGGAGGCAATACCCAAATAGCAAGATTATTCGAAGCACTCACCCTGTTGTTTTCCTCGGAGGTGGTATGGTTTGGGCGCCGTATAATATCAGCTACATCTGGCCAGCTGTGCCGATTGGCTGGTTCTCTTGGATGTATATCAAGAAGCGTCATCTCGCTTTCTGGGCAAAGGCAG CTTTCTCGGTTGGCGTTGCTCTATCGGCGCTGGTCATATTCTTTGCTTTACAATACAACGATATCAATCTAGACTGGTGGGGAAATAGAGTCCCGTTCGAGGGATGCGATGGAACTCAGTCGTGTCTTCTTAAGACAGTTACTGCTGGAGAGTATTTTGGACCTCGGCTAGGGGGCTTCCACTGA